The following DNA comes from Pseudomonas triticicola.
ATCAGGGCTTCAGCGGCTTGGAGGCAATGGCCTTTTCGATCGCGGCGATAAACTCGGGATCATCCGGTTTGGTCAAGCTGGAAAAACTCGCCACCACCTTGCCCTGCCGGTCGACCACGTACTTGTAGAAATTCCACTTCGGCGCATTGCTCTGCGCGGCCAGCACCTGGAACAGATGCGTGGCGTCGTCGCCGCGAACCTTCTGCGGCTCGGTCATGTTGAAGGTCACGCCATAGTTGGCGTAGCAGACCTTGGCGGTTTCGGCGCTGTCCTTGGACTCCTGCTTGAAGTCATTCGACGGCACGCCAAGCATCTCCAGCCCTTGCGCCTTGTAGCGTTTGTTCAGCGCCTCGAGCCCTTCGAACTGTGGAGCGAAACCGCAGAAGCTGGCGGTATTGACCACCACCAGCGGCTTGTCGGCGTACTGCTTGCACAGATCGATGGATTCCTTGGCGCGCAGCTTGGGCAGCGAGCCTTGCAGCAGCTCAGGACAATCGGCGGCCTGGGCCAGGCCAGTCAACGCCATCAGCAACGCGGGAACAGCACAACAGCGCATCAACATGTCGAATTTCCTTGGGCAGTCATCAGGCTTCGACGTTACTCGCCACGCTGGCATCTAGCAAATACTCATGCCCAACTGCATCAGCGCCAGACCGCCGCGCTGCCAGCCCCACCACACCAGCGCCAACAGCGCAGCAGCCAGCGCGGTCACGGCGAATCGCGCGCAGATCCGGCTCATGCTGCGCTCGCCGCAGCTTGCAGGCGCGCCACCGGACGCTCGCGCACCGGCCAGTTCAGCGCCGCCGCCAGCAGACTCAAAAGCACCGCCACTTGCCAGATCAAGTCATAACTCCCGGTTCGGTCGTACACCACCCCGCCCAGCCAGCCGCCAAGGAACGAGCCGAGCTGATGGAACAGAAAGACAATGCCACCGAGCATGGACAAATTGCGCACGCCGAACAAGGTCGCCACCGTACCGTTGGTCAACGGCACCGTCGACAGCCACAGGAAGCCCATGGCCATGCCGAACAGATACGCCGTGGTGGTCGTCACCGGCAACCACAGGAACAGCACGATCACCACCGCGCGCAAGAGATACAGCGCAGTCAACAGACGCGGTTTCGACATGCGGCCACCGAGCCAGCCGGCGGTGTAAGTGCCGAAGATATTGAACAGCCCGATCAATGCCAGCACCGTGGTGCCGAC
Coding sequences within:
- a CDS encoding glutathione peroxidase; amino-acid sequence: MLMRCCAVPALLMALTGLAQAADCPELLQGSLPKLRAKESIDLCKQYADKPLVVVNTASFCGFAPQFEGLEALNKRYKAQGLEMLGVPSNDFKQESKDSAETAKVCYANYGVTFNMTEPQKVRGDDATHLFQVLAAQSNAPKWNFYKYVVDRQGKVVASFSSLTKPDDPEFIAAIEKAIASKPLKP